AAACTGAAACTTATCCTGAAAAACATTACAAAACCGCTGGCAATACGTTCTTCCGGACTATTTGAAGACTCCCTGGCTCAACCTTTTGCCGGAATTTTCGAAACCTATATATTGCCCAACAATCATCCCGACCTGAATGTCAGGCTGGAACAGTGTATGTCAGCCATCAAGCTGGTTTATGCTTCTGTTTATTCTCCTGTAGCCCGTGCCTATATCGAAGCAGTTCATTATAAAATCGAAGAGGAGAAAATGGCAGTTGTAATTCAGGAACTTGTTGGGAATCAGTTTGATGAATATTATTATCCGCATATCAGCGGAGTCGCCCAGTCGTACAATTTTTATCCGTTCGGGCACATGAATCCGGAAGATGGATTTGCAGTTGCAGCTCTTGGGTTGGGAACCTATGTCGTTCAGGGCGAAAAAGCCTATCGCTTTTGTCCGAAATATCCGACCCTCGACATCAACACCCCTAAAGATCAGTATAAAAACTCCCAGGTTTATTTTTATGCTGTAAACCTGAAAAACAAAGATATTAACCTGATGGAAGGAGAGGATGCCGGACTTATAAAACTTGATATTGATGTAGCTGAAACGCATGGTAGCATTAAACATCTTGCTTCTGTTTACGACCGCGACAACGAGCGTATAGTCCCCGGCTTGTCTGAATATGGTCCAAGGATTATCAACTTTGCAGATATACTTAAATATCAGTATATTCCGCTTGCCGAAACCATTGCAGATATTCTGGAAATTGTTCAGGAAGCGCTGGGCTCACCGGTCGAAATTGAATTCGCTGTGGATTTGACAAAAGACAATAAAAACAGGGCTTCCTTTTATCTGCTTCAGATCAAACCGCTTTTCGGCAGTGCTCAGGATTTCGAATTTGAGGCAGACAACATCCCAAAAGATGAAATCATTCTTTATACGGTTAAAGGGATGGGAAATGGAATGATTGACAATTTGACTGATGTTATTTATGTGGATTATCAGGACTTTGATAAATCAAAAACACGGGAAATGGCAGCCGAAATTGATAAAATAAACAGCAGGATGGTCGAACAGAATAAAAATTATATTCTGATAGGCCCTGGACGTTGGGGAACACGCGATCAATGGATTGGAATTCCGGTTGCATGGCCTCAGATTTCCAATGCCAAAGTGATTGTTGAAACAAGTTTTGAAGACTTTCCTCTTGATGCTTCTTCCGGTTCCCATTTCTTTCATAATGTAACTTCAATGAATGTGGGTTATTTTACTATTCAGCAGGAATATGAAAATCAATGGATTAACTGGGATTTACTGAAAAAAGGAAAACTGGTCAGTAAGTATAATTTCTTTACCCATGTCTGTTTCGAACAACCACTCAAGGTGATGATGGATGGTAAAAAAAGAATTGCTGTCATAAAAGTGTAAAAATTTCCTATGAAAGATATTATTAAAGACAGGCTGAATGAAAGGGCAAAAGAACTGAATTGCCTGTATCAGGTGATTGATTTGCTACGCCATGAGAATTCATCATTAAACTATGTTTTTCAACAACTTGTAAAAATTATTCCTCCTGCATGGCAATATCCTTCCGTTTGTTGTGTACGAATTACCTATGAAGATGAAGTGTTTAAATCCGAAGAATTTCTGGAAACTTTATGGGTGCAGTCTGCTGATATAGTAGTGGACGACAAGGTAATGGGGAAAATAGAGGTTTTTTATATGCAGTTCATCCGCCTTATCAATGGCAGCCAGTTTTTGCCTGAAGAACAGAAGTTGTTGAATGTCATTGCTTTAAAGATAAGTGAATACTTGTTTTCCCGTAAATTGCAAAAAACGATTGAGCTTTTGCAAAAAGAGAGTCATCTGTTGACGCATGAAATGGAAAGCAATGAGATATTGCCTGTTTTTCACGACCAGCATTGGAAATGGCGATACAGAATGGTTGAAAAACTGGTCGGAAAACTGGACAGGGAAAAAACCGGAGTTGTTGCCTGTTATGTAATTGGAAGTACAAAAAACGCAACGGCAGGGCCAAAAAGCGATATTGATCTCCTGATTCATTTCAGGGGAAATGACCTGCAACGAAATGCACTTTTGGCTTATATCTCTGGTTGGAGTCATGCCCTCGCTGAATACAATTATGAAAAAACCGGTTGCCTGTCGGAAGACGGATTGATTGATTTACATATCATTACAGATGAAGATATTGAGAAGAAGACATCTTATGCCATCATGATAGGATCAACCGAAAATTCGGCACGAAAAATTCCATTTGCAGGAGAATAAGCTCATGATAATTCTTTTTACATCGGATCTCCACGGAAAAATTCAGCGCTATAACGAATTGTTCAGGCAGGTTGAAAATATCAGGCCTGATGTGGTTTTGCTGGGCGGTGATTTGCTTCCTCATGTCAGAAAGATTGATTTTCATGAGTTTGTTGAGGATTTTCTGATAAAAAATTTTGACAGTCTGAGATCAGGGATGAAAGATGAATATCCTTTTGTGGGCCTGATTTTGGGAAATGATGACCCGGGGATTGCTGAATCCATTTTTATAGATGCCCAGAAAAGCGGAATATGGACCTATCTTCACATGAAAATGGTTCATTTCAAAGGAATTGATTTCTACGGATATTCTTTTGTTCCGCCAACGCCCTTTTTGCTGAAAGACTGGGAAAAATACGATGTTTCGCGCTATGTTGATCCGGGTTGTGTTCCTCCTGATGAGGGGTTCAGAACCAAAGAGCCTGATTACGACACCGAATTTGCTACCATAGCAGACGACCTTGAACGACTCTCCGGCCATGCTGATGTTTCTCAGGCTGTTTTTTTATTTCATTCGCCTCCATACCAGACAAAACTCGACCGGGCTGCCTTCGATGGAAAAATGATAGATCATATTCCGCTGGATGTCCATGTCGGAAGTATAGCTATCCGAAGGTTTATCGAAAGCAGGCAACCATTTCTGACTTTGCATGGCCATATTCATGAATCTACCTTTCTGACGGGTCATTTTTCCGACAAACTGGGAAAAACATGGATGTTTAACGGAGCAAACCATACCCATGAACTTCCCCTTATTGTGATTGATACGGATTCCCCGGAAAATACAAAACGTTTGTTGTACCCATAATAAATTTAAAATGCCATTTTCAAAGTATTACCGATTTTCAAGCAAAATTGACGAAACTTCATTTCACCTCCTGATGAAAAAACGCATTCATCAGGTGTTACTTATTTCAAGTGCTTACGATTCCTTTATGCTTGAAGAAGATGGTCGCATTGACGAGCAGATTTTCAATGAATATACTTCACTTAGCCTGCGTTATCCACCGACTTTCATCCATGCCACCTCTGCCGAATCGGCTTTTCAAATCCTTGCTTCAGAAAAAATAGATCTGATTATCAATATGTTAAGTATTGAAGACATGGATCCGTTTGAGCTGGCAAAAAATATAAAAGGTAAATATTCATGGATTCCCATTGTCGTACTGACACCTTTTTCACGTGAGGTTTCGCTTAAGCTCACCAATGAAGACCTTAGTGCGGTCGATTATGTGTTTTCCTGGCTTGGTAATGCTGATTTGCTGCTTGCTATCATCAAACTTATCGAAGACAAGATGAATGTCGAAGATGATGTGATTAATGTGGGAGTTCAGACCATTATTCTGGTGGAAGATTCCATTCGTTTTTACAGCAGCTATTTGCCTTTGCTTTATAAAATTATTTTCCGTCAGAGCAGGGAGTTTATCACCGAAGCCCTGAACGAACACCAAAAAATGCTACGACTGAGAGGGAGGCCAAAGGTTCTGCTGGCCACCAACTACGAGGAAGCCATCACTTTTTATGAGAAATATAAAAACAATCTGCTGGGAGTCATAACCGACATTAGTTATAAAAGGAATAATGAGACTGATAAGCTGGCGGGTGTAAAACTATGCAGAAAATTGAAGGAAGAGGATTTGTACCTGCCGGTATTACTTCAGTCGTCTGAACTTGAAAATGAAAAATATGCCAGAGAGCTTGATGTCAAGTTTTTGTATAAGGAATCGAAAACACTGCCACTCGAATTACGCGATTATATCAATGAATATCTGGCTTTCGGCCCTTTTATATTCAGAGATCCCAAGACAAAGGAAGAAATAGGAAGAGCCATTGACCTTCAGGATCTGCAGCATAAACTGTTTGACATTCCGGATGATAGTTTCATTTATCATATTGAAAGAAATCATTTTTCCAAATGGTTGAATGCCAGGGCATTGTTCCCGATTGCTGACAAGCTGAAGTACATGACCATGGAAGATTTCAACAAAGACCTCGATCAGATCAGGCGATACATTTATGATGCTATTGTAGCTTACAGATTAAACAAAGGGAGGGGTATTATTGCCGATTTTGACAGGACCAGGTTTGATGAATTTACTATTTTTTCCCGCATCGGAGAAGGAAGTATTGGTGGTAAAGCCCGCGGCCTTGCCTTTATTGATTCAATGATTAAAAAACATGACATTATTGATAAATTTCAGGATGTTATTATCACCATTCCCCGGACAGTGGTCATTTCCACTGATATTTTTGATGAGTTTCTCGAAATCAATAATTTATGGGAAATTGCCTTGTCCGATTTACCTGATGAGGCAATATTGTCTCATTTTTTAAATGCCCACCTGCCTGTAAAAATCCATGCCGACCTGCTGGCATTTTTGTCT
This portion of the Sphingobacteriales bacterium genome encodes:
- a CDS encoding phosphoenolpyruvate synthase; this translates as MPFSKYYRFSSKIDETSFHLLMKKRIHQVLLISSAYDSFMLEEDGRIDEQIFNEYTSLSLRYPPTFIHATSAESAFQILASEKIDLIINMLSIEDMDPFELAKNIKGKYSWIPIVVLTPFSREVSLKLTNEDLSAVDYVFSWLGNADLLLAIIKLIEDKMNVEDDVINVGVQTIILVEDSIRFYSSYLPLLYKIIFRQSREFITEALNEHQKMLRLRGRPKVLLATNYEEAITFYEKYKNNLLGVITDISYKRNNETDKLAGVKLCRKLKEEDLYLPVLLQSSELENEKYARELDVKFLYKESKTLPLELRDYINEYLAFGPFIFRDPKTKEEIGRAIDLQDLQHKLFDIPDDSFIYHIERNHFSKWLNARALFPIADKLKYMTMEDFNKDLDQIRRYIYDAIVAYRLNKGRGIIADFDRTRFDEFTIFSRIGEGSIGGKARGLAFIDSMIKKHDIIDKFQDVIITIPRTVVISTDIFDEFLEINNLWEIALSDLPDEAILSHFLNAHLPVKIHADLLAFLSVIKNPIAVRSSSLLEDSHYQPFAGVYSTYMVPNVKTDERTFLELVSNAIKAVYASVFYKSSKAYMQATSNVIDAEKMAIVLQEVCGNQYNGKFYPTLSGVARSINFYPIDPEKSKDGVANVAFGLGKYIVDGGVSLRFSPKHPKRIIQLSSTENALRETQKYFYALDMENTRFIPSTDDSCNMLKLKISEAEAHGSLKYVVSTYDFQNDIIRDGYFQNGKIIVTFSPILNHHLFPLSDILSYLLEIGQKEMNKPIEIEFAVNLNVPKDSPKIFNYLQIRPIVQTDEKLNCKIEDIEPNECIIYSNSALGNGIINDIYDFIYVKPDTFKSSATKQIAEEIEKLNAKMADEKRYFVLVGPGRWGSSDPWLGIPVKWAQICQARIIVESGLSSFRIDPSQGTHFFQNLTSFRVGYFTINPFINDGYFDLDYLKSKECVFENQYLKHIRFQNPIKIKIDGQKNIGVVLKEEYIDPQNVI